The following are from one region of the Nicotiana tabacum cultivar K326 chromosome 3, ASM71507v2, whole genome shotgun sequence genome:
- the LOC107774966 gene encoding uncharacterized protein LOC107774966: MRGGGKVDASAEIVFSGKAQPGVTASDVNVDEVRMVIDEGQEAFGFTGRNELINGKAAVIGLLLLLDFELLTGKGLLKGTGFLDFIYSVTGAFK, translated from the exons ATGAGAGGAGGCGGAAAAGTTGACGCATCTGCAGAGATTGTTTTCAGTGGAAAGGCTCAACCTGGTGTCACAGCATCTGACGTCAATGTAGACGAG GTAAGAATGGTTATCGACGAGGGTCAAGAGGCCTTTGGATTCACTGGAAGGAATGAGCTGATAAATGGAAAAGCAGCAGTAATTGGTTTACTATTGCTGTTGGATTTTGAACTCTTGACCGGTAAAGGCCTTCTCAAAGGAACAGGGTTCTTGGACTTCATTTACTCAGTTACAGGTGCTTTCAAATGA